Genomic segment of Pochonia chlamydosporia 170 chromosome 1, whole genome shotgun sequence:
ATGACAGGccggcgacgatgatgggcACTGCTGCCGCGGCGGGCTGCGTCTCGGCGATGACGGATGCGATTGTCCCCGTCAGCATGATGGGGAAGATGGGCAGAATCCACGTCGGCATCATCGTCTGCAGTCCGAAGCTGTGGGCCGCAAAGACGAAGCTGTATTGTCCGATGGCGAGAATCAAAGTGACAATCATGTAGCCGAAAAATGCGCCCTGCACAGCCCATACAAGTCCCGGATCGTTTTTGGGTATGGCGTAGCGGTCTGAGCTTGTGATGAGAGTGGCCGTGGCGAGGAAGAACGTTGGTACGAAGAACCCTTCTCGAGGGTGCTTGAGCGAGGCCGACATGTCGCCCGAGTGGATGAGGAACCGGGCGATGAGCAATGTCGATacaatggcgaagatgaagagatTAACAACGTATATCACCATGCCTATTGACTTTAGGCCAGGAAACTGGTGGGGCTGCGCAAAGATGAGCAGCGAGAGACCTCCCGTTGCCATGGGCAGCGTGTACCATGCCCAGGTAAAGTGGTGCAAGCGTTGTTTGAATCCAAGTTTAGGTCGGTTGGGGTCGTAGATGTCGATGCCTCCGTGGccatggccgtggccgtggccgtggtcGTCGGGTTTGCCCTTTTCAAAACCGCCGTCGATGGTGGGAGTGCTCGCCGTGCTGTTGAACTCTTGCTTTGTTTGGAGGGCGGCGGGATAGGCACTCTCCATGTCCGCCTTCAGAGGGGGAACGCCGCGAAATGAGTCCATGGTTGtgcgtctggtccatctgcCTGTGTTTGCCCAGCTCTTGACCCGCGGTTTATCGTATACCGAAGACATGTTTTGCTGTGAATGTCGGAGAGCGGCGTTAAATGGGAACGGTGCTCAAAGGATCGGAATAATCAAAGGCTATAAAGACGACATGTGATGGTTGCTTTTGGAGAACAAAAAGGAGATGAGCCAACAAAgcagtgatgaagaaaatCGATGCAGACAAGagaagacaaggaaaagAGAAGTAGGAAAAGGTAATGAATGCTTGTTATGACCGATGGTTCATAGCTAATCAACCAGTGTGTTCAGTcgagacaaaacaaaacaggtATTtgctttccttttctcttcttcacAGCCAGCCGTGGAGAGCGGATAGGGTACGGTCGTGGACTGTGGAAGAAAGGCTACCCCCACGCCCGGTGATGTGCAGACTTTCTTTCTTATAAATGAGGTTTGGGCATGAACACTTCTGAAGGGGGAGACGTAGACGTAGAAGAACAGACtgtttaaaaaaaaaaggagcAGCCGGCCCGTGTCCCAACCGTCCAAGGACCCCTGTGCAGCCGAGATGTTGCATGCAAGAGGCGATGCGATGGTACGGAGGAGTTTGTCAGTACGGAGTGGCCACCCTGGTTGAAAATAAAACATCGAGTGTTGTATTCTTGTGCTATTTCCATTCTCTGATGTAGGTACCCATACGCGAAAGACGTCTTGATGTCTCAACATGGTGGAGTT
This window contains:
- a CDS encoding malic acid transport protein (similar to Verticillium alfalfae VaMs.102 XP_003004600.1), producing the protein MDSFRGVPPLKADMESAYPAALQTKQEFNSTASTPTIDGGFEKGKPDDHGHGHGHGHGGIDIYDPNRPKLGFKQRLHHFTWAWYTLPMATGGLSLLIFAQPHQFPGLKSIGMVIYVVNLFIFAIVSTLLIARFLIHSGDMSASLKHPREGFFVPTFFLATATLITSSDRYAIPKNDPGLVWAVQGAFFGYMIVTLILAIGQYSFVFAAHSFGLQTMMPTWILPIFPIMLTGTIASVIAETQPAAAAVPIIVAGLSCQGLGFAVAVLMYAHMVGRLMQAGLPNREHRPGLFMCVGPPAFTALALIGMAKGIPSVASTDKVGMPVDLTTIRTMALISAIFLWSVSFWWFGIATVAVVQAVPKYFHLGWWAMIFPNVGFILATISIANELNNDGVKWVATALSVILGLMYFFVLFFNIKAVITQDIMYPGRDEDVEDH